The Pandoraea oxalativorans DNA segment CCCGGCTGGATGACACGTGCGGGAGGTATTTCAACAGCCTGCTAGAAGGGCATCGCGGCGTGAGCTTTTGCTTGGCGCGGGAGCAAGTCGGCGTGCCACGCACCTACCGCCCCTCTCGCCCTCGGTCACACCGGGCGCGACGCGCGCCGCTTTTGTCCAGTGGCATGAGAGTTGCATGCGGCCAATCGAGACAGCGCGGCGCTGGCGTTCTGCCGGGCGATGAGGAACATTACAAATGGCTATGGTATTGTCCTTCGCTTACCGAGGCTTCCGGGTGCTCTGCACGGCGCTGCCGGCCACCGGCGGCGGCTTTCGCGCCACGGCTCGGATAACGGCCATCACTGCCGGTCTTTCGCGGGAGGAGACGGCGCAGACACTTCACGGCGGGGTCCACCGAGAAGCGTCGTTGGCCATTGACATGGCGTGTTCTCTGGCCAAAACATGGATCGAGGCGCACAAGCCTTAACGCGGCGGGCCTGTTGATTTTCACCAAATGTTGCCCCCATTGAAGGGTCAATGCTTGGTGCCCATCCACCGCCACCGCGCGCGCAGCGTGGCTGGGCGAGTTGCGACACGACGGGGATGGGCTCGTGCGGCGTTTGGCGCAGGTGGGCCAGACGCCGGCCGTCAGGCGGGAGCAGGCGAGCACGGACGCGGCCGGTAAGGCGTATCTGATCGCCCGGCTCAACTTTGAGTCCGTCATGGACACAAACGCCGTGACGCTGAGCGACGCTGGACGCCCTGCGGCGGCGCCGATCGGGGATCCGCTCAATCACGGTGCCGCCGAGTTCGTTGCGGCGAATCCCGCGCTTGCGCGCAAGGCGCCGCGGTGCGTGCCGCTGCTCGCCGGCTTCGCGCTCGTGGCCGGGGCGGTGGGGGCGTTGTGTTCGGCTGGCGCGCCTCGCGGGCGCGGGCGGTGAGCGCGGGGCGCGCAAAGACGGGCGGCCATCGCGCCGCCTCTCGATGCCCGCCTTGCCGGTGTGCGACAACCCGGGGGCGCCGTGCGGATGACGCGCGGATTCGCAAGACCCTTGCAGCAAGTCTGGCGTCCGCCGGCACCCCTCGTGCGGGCCCCGCGTCCGGAAAACAGTTTGGTGGCATGAGCGTGCCGAATGCGGAGCGATTGAAGGAGTTGGAGGCCGAGAATGCCCGGCTGAAGAAGTTGCTGGCAAAGTCGTCCAACGACTGATGCGCCGGATCGACGAACTGCGTTTGGAGTTCCCGTTTGTCGCTTCACGGATGTTGGCGCGCGGCTACGTTGGAGGCCATGCATGCCGTTCAAGCGCTGGCAGAAGCGTTCGCCCGCTGGGGCACCCCGACAGCGTGAACACCGATCAGGGCAGCCAGTTCACGGCGGGAGCGTGCACTGTGCAGAGGGGCTGTACCGTGAGGCCTCGTCGGCGATTGAGGGGGGCTTCGTTCCTGGCCAGAAGATGGGTCGATGGGCACCAAAGACTGATGACGCGCCACGTGGTGCGTTGCAATATCTCGCTCGCAGCACCGGGCCAGTGCGTGCAGAACGGAGTGAGACGACCTTGAGGGTGTCACGCCGTTGCCCTTTTTCGTGCCTGGCTGCGGCTCGCAGTTTCTCGACCACTTGGTCGCGGCGCGACTCCACGTCACTGACCTTATTCCCGTCCTCGGCGGCGTAAGCGCTTGCCAGTGGCGCATTGAGCTTCTTTAGCCGCGCTTGTCACCCGCGCAGCAGAACACCGGTCAGTGCCACGTGCGGGCCAACAACGCCACACAGAACTCCGCCATTCTGCGGAGCATCGTCATGAACCGCTGCGCCAGGACAACCCCTACAGGACGGGTCTGAAAAACCGCCGCATCCTGGTTTGCGCCGACGACGACTATCGAGCCCAACTCCTTGGCTGACGTGCTCCTCACGCTCGTTGACCCTCCGTTTGGGAGCCCGGGCTCCCGAGGCCACCACCCGCAAAGATCAGGTGTTCACCCGAGGGTGTCCGGTCTGGCGATGCGCAAAATGGACCCCGTCCCATGCCCGGTCGCAGGTACGTCGCGATTTTTGACAAGCCGGTACCCGTGGCTCGCCTGGCATGCGACCGTCAGCCCGTACCCGGCATCACCACGCGCTGCCCGCCCTTGACAGACAGGACCATTCTTTATCAAGGACATTCGATGCCGGTGAACGTTGATGAACGCTTGCCATGGAGCAAAGCGCAGCGCGAGCTGCTGGCGATAAAGCCCTGCGCGCAGCAAATGTCGTTTGGAGGCGAAGGGCTACCGGTTTGGCCCGAAGCCTGACGAAGGCCGGCGTGCGCGGTGCGTCGCGAAAGCGTTGCATGCGCCGCGCCTGTGTGAGCCGATGGCTGCCCTGCGCGATGGACGGCTCGGGCCGCTGCTTTGACGAACCCCTGCTTGACGCTGACCGGCTCCGGGCACTCGGCTTCGGCTGCCGGATAGCCGCGCAGGGAGTCGGTCACGATCGTGCGTTTCCAAGTTGACAACACCGCCAAAATGCATCCTTTTAAAGTCTTTGCTGCTGTCCAGGATAGACGCCGACACTTGTTATGGGAGATGACAAAGCGCGACCTGTCCTCTCGCTACAAGGGGGCCCGCCTCGGGATGCTCTGGGCCGTGCTGCTCCCGCTGGCCATGCTGGGCGTTTATTCCTATGTATTCGGCGTGGTGTTCAAGTCGCGCTGGGGCGCGGCTGGCGCTTCCGATTTTCCCTTTCCGCTCGTCCTGTTTGCTGGCCTGATCGTTTTCAACTTCTTTGCCGAATGCGTGAATCGTGCGCCGACGCTGGTGTCGAGTTCACCCAATCTCGTAAAGAAGTCAGTCTTCCCGCTTGAGATCCTCCCGTGGATGACGGTTTTAACGGCAGGCATCAATTCTTCGATCAGTATTGCGATATTGCTCATCGGCGAGTGGTTGTGGGTCGGACACGTTCCGCTCACTGCTGTTCTCTTCCCGTTGATGCTCTTGCCGGTTGCCTTCGTCGCGCTCGGCGTCAGCTGGTTCCTTGCCTCGCTCGGCGTGTACGTGCGCGACGTCGCACAACTGGTGGGGCTCGGCATGACCGCGTCGCTTTTCTTCACGCCGATCTTTTACCCGCCAACCAGTGTGCCCGAAGCGCTGCGCGGCTTCACGGCCATGAATCCGCTTGCAGCGCAGGTGCAGTCGATGCGCGATGTGCTGCTCTGGGGGCGCCTTCCCGGCATTGCCGCTTTTCTTACCGCGCTCCTAGTAGGCTGGGGCGCCGCTTGGATGGGTTGGATCTGGTTCTCGCATACTTCCGACGGGTTTGCTGATGTCCTCTGACGCTGTGGTACGTGTTGATGGAATTAGCAAGTGCTTCCGCATCTACTCCACGCCTTCCGACCGGCTGCGGCAATACGGCGTGCACTGGATGCAGCGCGTCCTGCCGGCGGCAGCTCAACGCCTGTTGCCACGGCATGTGCTGAACAAGGAGTATCGCCGCTTGTTCTGGGCGCTGCGCGATGTATCGTTCGAACTCAGGCGTGGCGAGAGCGTCGGTATTCTTGGCATGAACGGTGCCGGCAAGTCAACGCTGCTGCAGGTGGTGGCGGGCATCCTCAAACCGACCACCGGACGCATTGAAAGGTGCGGACGGCTTGCAGGCCTTTTCGAGCTCGGCTCTGGCTTCAATCCGGAATTCACGGGGCGCGAGAACGTCTTTTTCAATGCGGCGATGCTGGGTTTCCGGCGCGCAGAGGTGCTGGAGCGCTTGGCGGACATCGAGCAGTTCGCGGGTATCGGTGACTTCATCGATCGCCCGGTCAAGACGTATTCGAGCGGGATGACAGTGCGCCTTGCGTTCGCCGTGCAGATGCAACTCAACCCCGACATCCTCATCGTTGATGAGGCGCTTGCCGTGGGCGATGCGCTTTTCCAGAAGCGCTGCTACGCCCGCATCGAGCGCTTCCTGTCCGACGGCGGCAGCCTGCTCTTTGTGTCGCACGATCAGGAGTCGGTGCGCACCTTGACCGATCGCGCGCTGCTGCTCAGTGGTGGCAAGACCGTCTGCATGGGCACGTCTTCGGAAGTTGTGCGGGAGTATCGGCGCTTGCTTCACGAGGCGGAGAACCAGCAGGCGCGCGACGTACTGCAATACCTGTCAAGCTCGGCGAAGCGGCGCGTGCACCCGACCACGTCCGTCGCCGAGGGAGCGCACACCCCAGCACGCGAAGAAGCGCTCGTAAGCGCGTTTGCGGAGGCAGCGCGGAACGCGGCGCCTGACGCGGCCGAAATGCGGGGCGTGTCGGTTCGCAGCCGCAGCTCGGACATGTCGTTTGGTGATCTCGATGTCGAAGTGTTAAACACCTCCCTCTGCGACGCGAACGGCGAACAGCGCAACCTGTTTTATCCCGGCGACGAAATCGACGTTTGCGTGCAGTACCGCGTAAATAGGCCGATCAAGGGGCTCAATCTGGGCGTGCGCCTCAGAAACAAGGAAGGCGTGAAGATCTATTCGGGGGGGACCTTTAACCAAGATCTGCTGCCGACGCGCCCGCGTGGCACCGCGCGCACGTGGGACCGCGAGTTTGCGCCAGGCGACATTATCGAGCTTCGCCAGCGTTTCGAATGCCGCCTCGGAGAGGGCTATTACGAAGTGCAGTCGTATGTCACAGAGGAGGCGTTGTTGGTGCCAGGACATCAGCGCATGCTCCACTGGGTCGACGAAAGTGCGTTTTTTCGGGTCTCGATGAACAAATTCGAGCGTTGGTACGGCGGCGTATGCGACATCTGCCCGAGCATGCAAGTAACAATCTCTGCCGCACCGACAGAGGTGGCGAACGGAGAATGCGTTGAGTGATTCCGATATCGCCCGTCGCCTGCTGCTCGCGTTTGGGTCACACCGATTCATCGTCTTCGGCGCGCTGCCCGAGGTAGCACGCAGTCTGTTGCGCGATGCGGGCAGCGAAGTCCTCGAACAAGACGTCGCAACGGATTGCGTGGCTCGCACGACCTGGACGCCGGAATTCCTGGGGAAATCCTGTCTCGTCTGTCTGAACCTGTCCGAGCACGCGCTCCTCGGCCTGTTGTCGGACGCGCGTCTGGCGTGCACGCAGGGCCTCTACATTCAGCACTGCGCGAGCGATGCGCTCGGCACCGTCGAGGGCCTCGAGCGGCGTGCTTTCGTGCACGGTTACCGCAAGCATCCAGCGTACTATCGCCTATTCGGGTATGCCGAGCTCGAGCAAACCTCGCGCGAACTCGCGACACTGCTCGAGCCGGTGCCCGCCGCGGCGGCGGCGCGCTTCCCGATGCCGCGGCTCCTCGAAGAGCGTGATCTCCATATGGACATGCTGCGCGAGGCCGGCCGGCGTTCCGATGCGCACGTTATTCGCTATGACTGGGCCTCGAAGTTCGTCCGCCCGAACGACGTGGTGCTCGATGCCGCGTGCGGTCTCGGCTATGGCACGTACGCGATGCGCTATCTGTCTGCGGCAAGTCGCTTTTTTGGAATCGACAGCAGCGGCTGGGCGATCGACTACGCCACGGCGTGCTTTGGGAGCGATAACACCGAATACATCGCTGGCTTTCTGCCCGATGCACTGAGTCGTTTTGAGGACGCATCGGTCGATGTCGTCGTCTCGTTCGAGACGCTCGAACACGTGGAACAGCCCGCCGCGCT contains these protein-coding regions:
- a CDS encoding ABC transporter permease, yielding MRFQVDNTAKMHPFKVFAAVQDRRRHLLWEMTKRDLSSRYKGARLGMLWAVLLPLAMLGVYSYVFGVVFKSRWGAAGASDFPFPLVLFAGLIVFNFFAECVNRAPTLVSSSPNLVKKSVFPLEILPWMTVLTAGINSSISIAILLIGEWLWVGHVPLTAVLFPLMLLPVAFVALGVSWFLASLGVYVRDVAQLVGLGMTASLFFTPIFYPPTSVPEALRGFTAMNPLAAQVQSMRDVLLWGRLPGIAAFLTALLVGWGAAWMGWIWFSHTSDGFADVL
- a CDS encoding ABC transporter ATP-binding protein: MSSDAVVRVDGISKCFRIYSTPSDRLRQYGVHWMQRVLPAAAQRLLPRHVLNKEYRRLFWALRDVSFELRRGESVGILGMNGAGKSTLLQVVAGILKPTTGRIERCGRLAGLFELGSGFNPEFTGRENVFFNAAMLGFRRAEVLERLADIEQFAGIGDFIDRPVKTYSSGMTVRLAFAVQMQLNPDILIVDEALAVGDALFQKRCYARIERFLSDGGSLLFVSHDQESVRTLTDRALLLSGGKTVCMGTSSEVVREYRRLLHEAENQQARDVLQYLSSSAKRRVHPTTSVAEGAHTPAREEALVSAFAEAARNAAPDAAEMRGVSVRSRSSDMSFGDLDVEVLNTSLCDANGEQRNLFYPGDEIDVCVQYRVNRPIKGLNLGVRLRNKEGVKIYSGGTFNQDLLPTRPRGTARTWDREFAPGDIIELRQRFECRLGEGYYEVQSYVTEEALLVPGHQRMLHWVDESAFFRVSMNKFERWYGGVCDICPSMQVTISAAPTEVANGECVE